The Euphorbia lathyris chromosome 3, ddEupLath1.1, whole genome shotgun sequence genome contains a region encoding:
- the LOC136224139 gene encoding probable 2-carboxy-D-arabinitol-1-phosphatase, which translates to MVSVSPSLPLHFRRVNFTAPITVRASSSVKEIEKNTHDKDSLRSELYSSVPFPSIKAAKRVVLVRHGQSSWNAEGRIQGSSDFSVLTKKGEAQAETSRQMLIDDSFDVCFSSPLNRSKRTAEIIWGSRDKEIITDSDLREIDLYSFQGLLKHEGMAKFGSAFRQWQVDAPNFNIDGHYPVRELWARARNCWNVILSHPSRCVLVVAHNAVNQALVATAIGLGTEYFRILLQSNCGVSVLDFTPITEGEPPFICLNRLNQTPSSPVATSAGRKTSKRIILVCHGNTEASYDDSGEKPMNMLGNIQSQKTAELLLDLNISTIISSPTNACVETATAIARVQEAADCLGADCVPRYVERKKLEDLDVKDILQQSNKDTSGAPAFEADFLNRFEDETLLALWDKSGRAWKSLLNELSDESEAEKTIVVVGHSTIHIAAMVHCLNLTKEWMGSFHLDAGSISVLDFPDGPAGKGVIRCINYTAHLGRWSIPITRSTVDDGEF; encoded by the exons ATGGTTTCAGTCTCGCCGTCTCTTCCTCTACACTTTCGGCGTGTAAATTTCACTGCTCCGATCACAGTCCGCGCTTCTTCTAGCGTGAAGGAGATAGAAAAAAACACACACGACAAAGACTCATTGAGGTCGGAGCTTTACTCCTCCGTGCCGTTTCCTTCCATTAAAGCGGCGAAGCGAGTTGTATTAGTCCGCCATGGGCAGAGCTCGTGGAATGCTGAAGGAAGGATCCAAGGGAGCTCTGATTTTTCTGTTTTGACTAAGAAAGGCGAGGCTCAGGCGGAGACTTCCCGGCAGATGCTTATTGATGATTCCTTCGATGTCTGCTTCAGTAG CCCCCTGAATCGGTCGAAACGAACAGCTGAAATTATTTGGGGATCTCGCGATAAGGAAATAATTACTGATTCTGATTTGAGAGAAATTGATCTCTATTCCTTTCAA GGCCTCTTGAAGCATGAGGGGATGGCGAAATTCGGTTCAGCGTTTCGTCAATGGCAGGTCGACGCTCCTAATTTCAACATTGATGGTCATTATCCAGTTAGGGAACTGTGGGCTCGTGCCAGAAACTGTTGGAATGTAATATTATCTCATCCAAGCAGGTGTGTTCTTGTGGTTGCTCACAATGCTGTTAATCAGGCTCTTGTTGCAACAGCTATTG GATTGGGAACTGAATATTTCAGGATTTTACTTCAGAGCAATTGTGGTGTGAGTGTGTTGGATTTCACCCCAATAACTGAGGGTGAACCACCATTTATATGTCTTAATCGTTTGAATCAG ACACCAAGTTCACCTGTTGCAACTTCTGCAGGCAGAAAGACAAGCAAGCGGATCATACTCGTTTGCCATGGAAATACAGAG GCTAGTTATGATGATTCCGGGGAAAAGCCAATGAATATGCTTGGAAATATACAG TCCCAGAAAACAGCAGAGCTTCTTCTTGATCTGAATATAAGTACAATTATCAGCAGTCCTACGAATGCTTGTGTCGAGACAGCCACTGCTATTGCCAGA GTGCAAGAAGCAGCTGATTGCTTAGGTGCTGATTGTGTGCCACGCTATGTAGAACGGAAGAAACTAGAGGACCTTGATGTTAAAGACATCCTTCAGCAATCAAATAAG GATACAAGTGGAGCTCCAGCTTTTGAGGCTGATTTTCTGAATAGGTTCGAGGATGAAACGCTTTTAGCACTCTGGGACAAGTCCGGGAGAGCATGGAAGTCGTTACTGAATGAATTATCCGATGAATCAGAGGCCGAAAAGACAATAGTTGTTGTTGGTCATTCGACAATACATATAGCAGCTATGGTACATTGCCTGAATTTGACCAAGGAGTGGATGGGATCATTTCATCTTGATGCAGGGAGTATTAGTGTGCTGGACTTCCCCGATGGACCGGCTGGAAAAGGCGTAATCCGGTGCATAAATTATACAGCTCACTTAGGAAGATGGTCTATACCCATTACCAGATCTACCGTAGATGATGGAGAGTTTTGA